The following coding sequences lie in one Glycine soja cultivar W05 chromosome 16, ASM419377v2, whole genome shotgun sequence genomic window:
- the LOC114389873 gene encoding cellulose synthase A catalytic subunit 6 [UDP-forming]-like, translated as MVYCGMIPHSSRFIYYQCYLQVVVTELSGQICQIYGDELEVTVNGEPFVDCNECAFPVCRPCYEYERREGNRVFPQCKTKYKRIKGSPRVEGDEEEDDTDDLEIQPRPMDPKKDIVVYVYGSVAWKERMEDWKKKQSEKLLVVRHEGDKDSDELDDPDLPK; from the exons gtttatatattatcaatgtTATTTGCAGGTAGTTGTCACAGAATTAAGTGGTCAAATTTGTCAGATCTATGGGGATGAGCTGGAAGTTACTGTGAATGGGGAGCCATTTGTTGATTGCAATGAATGTGCATTCCCTGTGTGCAGACCTTGTTATGAGTATGAAAGAAGAGAGGGCAACCGAGTTTTTCCTCAGTGTAAAACCAAATATAAGCGCATCAAAG GTAGTCCTAGAGTTGAGGGTGATGAAGAAGAGGATGATACTGATGATTTAGAAA TTCAACCAAGACCTATGGATCCTAAAAAAGATATTGTTGTTTATGTATATGGAAGTGTTGCATGGAAGGAACGGATGGAGGattggaagaaaaaacaaagtgaaaaaCTTCTGGTTGTTAGACATGAAGGGGATAAAGATAGTGATGAGTTGGATGATCCGGACTTACCAAAGTAG